The Actinosynnema mirum DSM 43827 genomic interval CCCCATCAACTACGCCCCGCCGACCGCGCTGCGGCGTGGCCGGAGAGGTCGAGCAACTCGGCGGCCAGCGCGCGGCCGAGTTCCTCTGCTGCGGTCAAGTCACCGGTGGCCGACGCGCGGAGGAGGTCGCCGTCCTCCGCCGCCACGACCCCGCGGAGGGAGATGCGGAGGACCGCGGCTCCCTCGTCGTCGAGGTCTTCCACCACATCGGCCAGTGCGCCGACCGGCGCGCTGCACCCGGCTTCGAGCGCGGCCAGCATGGCGCGCTCGGCGGTGACAGCGGCCCGACTGGCCGAATCGTCGAGCGTGGAGCGGAGCAAGTGCTCGGTGTCGACGTCGTCGACCCGGCACTCGATCGCCAGTGCGCCCTGCGCGGGCGCGGGGAGCATCTGGATCGGGTCGAGGACCTCGGTGATGTTCTCGACCCGGCCGAGCCGGGAGATCCCGGCGCGGGCGAGCACGACGGCGTCGAGCTCGCCGTCGAAGACGCGGGCCATGCGGCTGTCGATGTTGCCCCGGATGGGCAGGATCTCCAGACCGAGGCCGAGCGCCGCCAGCTGCGTGGCGCGGCGCGGGGAGCCCGTGCCGACCTTGGAGCCGGGGGGCAGCTCGCCCAGGGTCAGCCCGTCGCGGGCGACCAGCGCGTCGCGCGGGTCCTCGCGCTGCGGGATCGCGGC includes:
- the hemC gene encoding hydroxymethylbilane synthase, whose protein sequence is MNRTLRIGTRGSALALAQTGTVAEALRAAGAQVEIVTVSTPGDRSHAPIAEIGIGVFTSALRDALAHGEVDVAVHSYKDLPTAPDTRLSLAAIPQREDPRDALVARDGLTLGELPPGSKVGTGSPRRATQLAALGLGLEILPIRGNIDSRMARVFDGELDAVVLARAGISRLGRVENITEVLDPIQMLPAPAQGALAIECRVDDVDTEHLLRSTLDDSASRAAVTAERAMLAALEAGCSAPVGALADVVEDLDDEGAAVLRISLRGVVAAEDGDLLRASATGDLTAAEELGRALAAELLDLSGHAAARSAGRS